One Phocaeicola dorei genomic region harbors:
- a CDS encoding sugar O-acetyltransferase, protein MTTDAFKEYVKTCRALDTEEIHRFMDDMSNEARRITFRLNTAYHTQDEVRGLLSELFGYEVPESLRVFPPFYADFGKNITVGEGVFINACCHFQDHGGVIIGDGCQIGHNVVFATLNHGLAPEERHTTYPAPIVLGKNVWIGSNATILQGVTIGDNVVIGAGAVVTRDLEANTVAAGVPAQFIKSIVL, encoded by the coding sequence ATGACAACAGATGCATTCAAAGAATATGTCAAGACTTGTAGGGCACTCGATACAGAGGAGATACACCGCTTTATGGACGATATGAGCAACGAAGCCCGGCGCATTACTTTCCGGCTGAATACAGCATATCACACACAGGACGAAGTACGTGGATTACTTTCCGAGCTATTCGGTTACGAGGTACCGGAATCGCTCCGGGTATTTCCACCGTTCTATGCCGATTTCGGTAAAAATATCACCGTCGGCGAAGGGGTGTTCATCAATGCCTGCTGTCATTTTCAGGATCATGGCGGAGTGATAATTGGTGACGGATGCCAGATAGGACATAACGTGGTCTTTGCCACACTCAATCACGGTTTGGCTCCGGAAGAACGTCATACGACCTATCCTGCACCCATTGTGTTGGGTAAGAACGTATGGATAGGTTCCAATGCAACGATTCTGCAAGGCGTAACCATCGGCGACAATGTCGTCATCGGGGCCGGAGCGGTTGTAACAAGAGATTTGGAAGCAAATACGGTAGCAGCTGGTGTTCCCGCCCAATTCATTAAATCTATAGTACTATAA
- a CDS encoding tautomerase family protein, translating into MPHIAVTMLPGRDRETKQKLAENLCNTLIETLGVDAKFVSVSVEDVEMKEWENSMRRIPAETIIVNPNKK; encoded by the coding sequence ATGCCACACATTGCAGTAACGATGTTACCCGGCAGAGATCGGGAAACAAAACAAAAATTAGCCGAAAATTTGTGCAACACATTGATTGAAACCCTCGGAGTCGATGCCAAATTCGTATCTGTATCCGTCGAAGATGTGGAGATGAAAGAGTGGGAAAATTCAATGCGACGCATTCCGGCAGAAACAATCATTGTAAATCCCAATAAAAAATGA
- a CDS encoding DUF3737 family protein, with translation MKVISNAEFGGERPLFESHDLRLENVIIRAGESAIKECSNIEAVDCRFEGNYPFWHVHGFVIDRCFFDVGGRSALWYSDHLKMTNTRIDAPKMFREMHDIEIENVEINDADEVFWRCRNLNIKNLKLHGGTYPFMFSSNIRIDGLESDSKYVFQYVKDVEIHNAKITTKDAFWEVENVTIYDSELNGEYLGWHSHNLRLVNCHITGEQPLCYAHDLVLETCTFGPDCDRAFEYSSVQATIKGAIGGVKNPRTGCITAESYGEIILDENIKAPADCKLRLWDEKTCFTD, from the coding sequence ATGAAAGTAATATCAAATGCAGAATTCGGAGGTGAAAGACCTTTGTTCGAATCACATGACTTACGTTTGGAAAATGTAATCATCCGTGCCGGAGAGTCGGCCATCAAGGAGTGCAGCAACATCGAAGCCGTTGATTGCCGGTTCGAGGGGAATTATCCTTTCTGGCATGTGCATGGTTTCGTTATCGACCGTTGTTTCTTCGATGTCGGAGGACGTTCGGCGCTATGGTACTCCGACCATCTGAAAATGACGAATACACGCATTGATGCGCCCAAGATGTTCCGCGAGATGCACGACATCGAAATCGAGAACGTGGAGATAAACGATGCCGATGAAGTGTTTTGGCGTTGCCGGAATCTGAATATCAAAAATCTGAAACTGCATGGCGGCACTTATCCCTTCATGTTCAGCAGCAATATCCGCATCGACGGATTGGAAAGTGACAGTAAATACGTTTTCCAGTACGTGAAAGATGTGGAGATTCATAATGCCAAAATCACCACGAAAGATGCTTTCTGGGAGGTGGAGAACGTGACGATCTACGATTCGGAACTCAACGGCGAATACTTGGGCTGGCATTCGCACAATCTCCGGTTGGTGAACTGTCACATTACCGGCGAACAGCCGCTCTGCTATGCCCACGACCTCGTGTTGGAGACTTGCACGTTCGGCCCCGACTGTGACCGGGCTTTCGAGTACAGTTCGGTGCAGGCCACCATCAAAGGTGCGATAGGCGGAGTAAAGAATCCGCGAACAGGTTGTATCACCGCCGAGAGCTACGGAGAGATTATCCTTGACGAGAATATCAAGGCTCCCGCCGATTGCAAGCTGAGACTCTGGGATGAGAAAACTTGTTTTACCGATTGA
- a CDS encoding cyclophilin-like fold protein, which yields MKKLLLIPLLLLTVLSMAACGGGDDEPFRPGQPETPEQPGEKEDGEPETPDVSSLNVNITVGDRTVTATMEDNAAARDFLSRLPLEITLNDYNNMTEKIFYPDPALTTEGVTRGCAPTPGNITIYAPWGNVAIFCKSWSHSNDLIKIGRIDGNGIEALSIAGDIPVKIERR from the coding sequence ATGAAAAAGTTATTATTGATTCCTTTGTTACTGCTGACCGTCCTGTCGATGGCGGCCTGTGGCGGAGGTGATGACGAACCGTTTAGACCCGGACAACCGGAAACTCCCGAACAACCGGGAGAAAAAGAGGATGGAGAACCAGAAACTCCCGATGTATCTTCTTTGAACGTAAATATTACTGTCGGCGACCGTACCGTTACCGCTACGATGGAAGACAATGCCGCCGCACGGGATTTCCTCTCTCGCCTGCCTCTTGAAATAACACTGAACGATTATAACAACATGACGGAGAAGATTTTCTATCCTGATCCGGCTCTGACAACCGAAGGCGTCACACGAGGCTGTGCCCCCACACCCGGAAATATAACAATCTATGCACCGTGGGGCAATGTAGCTATTTTCTGTAAGAGTTGGTCTCATAGTAACGACCTGATTAAAATCGGTCGTATCGACGGGAACGGTATCGAAGCATTAAGTATAGCCGGAGACATACCCGTGAAGATTGAAAGGAGATAA